The proteins below are encoded in one region of Rhodoluna lacicola:
- a CDS encoding NADP-dependent isocitrate dehydrogenase, producing the protein MAKIKVVGKVVELDGDEMTRIIWQNIKDNLINPFLDLDLEYYDLSVENRDATDDQVTIDAAHAIKKHGVGVKCATITPDEARVEEFKLKKMWKSPNGTIRNILDGVVFREPIIISNVPRLVPGWTKPIIIGRHAHGDQYKATDFKVPGKGQVTITWTPADGSAPVTQVVADYPEHGGVAMGMYNYMDSIRDFARASFNYGLMRNYPVYLSTKNTILKAYDGAFKDAFQEVFDAEYADKFKAAGITYEHRLIDDMVAAALKWEGGYVWACKNYDGDVQSDTVAQGFGSLGLMTSVLTTPDGKTTLAEAAHGTVTRHYRDWQAGKKTSTNPIASIFAWTRALIARAEIDGTPEVRKFAETLEDVIIKTVESGKMTKDLAALVGKDQAYQTTDEFLASLAENLQARMA; encoded by the coding sequence ATGGCAAAAATCAAGGTAGTTGGCAAGGTCGTTGAGCTAGACGGCGACGAAATGACCAGAATCATCTGGCAGAACATCAAAGACAATTTGATCAACCCTTTCCTAGATTTAGACCTTGAGTACTACGACCTTTCAGTTGAGAACCGCGATGCCACCGATGACCAGGTGACCATTGATGCAGCTCACGCAATCAAGAAGCACGGCGTTGGTGTGAAGTGCGCAACTATCACTCCTGACGAAGCTCGCGTTGAAGAGTTCAAGCTAAAGAAGATGTGGAAGTCTCCGAACGGAACTATACGAAACATTCTTGACGGTGTTGTGTTCCGTGAGCCAATCATCATCTCAAACGTTCCTCGTTTGGTGCCTGGTTGGACCAAGCCAATCATCATTGGTCGTCACGCACATGGTGACCAGTACAAGGCAACTGACTTCAAGGTTCCGGGCAAGGGTCAGGTAACCATTACTTGGACCCCTGCCGATGGTTCAGCACCGGTCACTCAGGTAGTCGCTGACTACCCAGAGCACGGCGGTGTAGCCATGGGTATGTACAACTACATGGATTCAATTCGTGACTTTGCGCGTGCATCATTCAACTACGGTCTAATGCGCAACTACCCGGTTTACCTTTCAACCAAGAACACAATCTTGAAGGCTTACGACGGTGCTTTCAAGGATGCCTTCCAGGAAGTTTTTGATGCTGAGTATGCAGACAAATTCAAGGCTGCAGGCATCACCTACGAACACCGATTGATTGACGACATGGTTGCCGCCGCGCTTAAGTGGGAGGGTGGCTACGTTTGGGCTTGTAAGAACTATGACGGTGACGTTCAGTCAGACACCGTTGCTCAAGGTTTTGGTTCTCTAGGTCTTATGACCTCAGTGCTAACTACTCCAGATGGAAAGACAACTCTTGCCGAGGCAGCGCACGGTACTGTGACTCGTCACTACCGCGACTGGCAGGCTGGCAAGAAGACCTCTACCAACCCAATCGCATCTATCTTTGCTTGGACTCGTGCTCTTATTGCACGCGCCGAGATTGATGGCACTCCTGAGGTTCGTAAGTTTGCCGAGACTCTTGAAGATGTAATCATCAAGACCGTTGAGTCAGGAAAGATGACCAAGGACTTAGCCGCTCTCGTTGGCAAGGACCAGGCGTACCAGACCACAGATGAGTTCTTAGCCTCACTAGCAGAGAACCTTCAGGCGCGCATGGCCTAA
- the purH gene encoding bifunctional phosphoribosylaminoimidazolecarboxamide formyltransferase/IMP cyclohydrolase translates to MAAHNDHKPADYRHRDRVEIKRALLSVSDKTGLLELAKELAAAGIDIVSTGGTFAALKDAGIPVTEVSQITGFPESLDGRVKTLHPKVHGGLLADMRLIAHEEQLAELGIEAFQLVVVNLYPFVQTVQSGAKGDAVVEQIDIGGPAMVRASAKNHANVAIVVDPAKYSEIIKAVKDGGTTLAQRRELAYSAFSHTARYDSAVANWFAAELEGDWKRAAGQKGDIENANPGFPSNFKVDSQLANVLRYGENSHQAAALYRTTGENSVAGIAQARQFGGKEMSYNNYVDADAALRAAYDFNEPAVAIIKHANPCGIAIGDPTSPDVIADAHAKAHMCDPVSAFGGVIATNRPVTVTMAKQVASIFTEVIIAPSYEIEALSILLEKKNLRVLELPANYSREALEYKQISGGVLVQETDEFSQFNSSGWKLVTGKKADLETMKELEFAWRACRAVKSNGILLAREGASVGVGMGQVNRVDSCKLAVERAESRSKGAVAASDAFFPFADGLQILIDAGVRAVVQPGGSVRDEEVIAAAEAAGITMYFTGERHFFH, encoded by the coding sequence ATGGCCGCACACAACGACCACAAGCCAGCCGACTACCGTCACCGCGATCGCGTTGAAATCAAGCGCGCACTTCTTTCAGTTTCAGACAAGACCGGCTTGTTAGAGCTAGCCAAGGAACTTGCAGCCGCAGGTATCGATATCGTTTCTACCGGTGGAACCTTTGCAGCTTTGAAGGACGCTGGAATTCCTGTCACCGAGGTTTCGCAAATCACCGGTTTTCCTGAGTCGCTGGATGGCCGCGTAAAGACTCTGCACCCAAAGGTGCACGGCGGCTTGCTTGCCGACATGCGTTTGATTGCGCATGAAGAGCAGCTTGCCGAACTTGGAATTGAAGCATTCCAGCTGGTGGTGGTAAATCTTTACCCATTCGTGCAGACCGTGCAGTCTGGTGCCAAGGGCGATGCAGTTGTTGAGCAGATTGACATTGGTGGTCCAGCAATGGTGCGCGCCTCGGCCAAGAACCACGCCAACGTTGCCATCGTGGTTGACCCGGCAAAATATTCAGAAATCATCAAGGCCGTCAAAGACGGCGGCACAACTCTGGCGCAGCGCCGCGAACTTGCCTATTCGGCGTTCTCACACACCGCTAGATATGACTCTGCAGTGGCTAACTGGTTTGCCGCAGAATTAGAAGGGGACTGGAAGCGCGCAGCTGGCCAAAAGGGTGACATTGAAAATGCCAACCCAGGCTTCCCATCAAATTTCAAAGTTGACTCACAACTGGCCAACGTACTGCGATACGGCGAGAACTCACACCAAGCTGCAGCGCTCTACCGCACTACCGGTGAAAACTCTGTGGCCGGCATTGCTCAGGCCCGCCAATTTGGTGGCAAAGAGATGTCTTACAACAACTACGTGGACGCCGATGCAGCCCTTCGCGCAGCGTATGACTTCAATGAGCCAGCGGTTGCAATCATCAAACACGCAAACCCATGTGGAATTGCAATTGGTGACCCAACCAGCCCAGACGTAATTGCCGATGCGCACGCCAAGGCTCACATGTGTGATCCGGTATCGGCATTTGGTGGTGTGATCGCGACCAACCGTCCGGTAACCGTGACAATGGCAAAGCAGGTTGCCAGCATCTTCACCGAGGTCATCATTGCCCCGTCTTACGAGATTGAGGCGCTTTCGATTTTGCTGGAAAAGAAGAACCTTCGCGTGCTTGAACTTCCGGCTAACTACTCTCGCGAGGCACTGGAATACAAACAGATTTCTGGAGGTGTGCTGGTGCAAGAAACCGATGAGTTCTCGCAGTTCAACTCAAGCGGATGGAAGCTAGTTACCGGTAAGAAGGCGGACCTCGAGACTATGAAGGAACTTGAGTTTGCCTGGCGTGCATGCCGCGCGGTGAAGTCCAACGGAATCTTGTTGGCTCGCGAGGGGGCATCGGTTGGTGTTGGCATGGGCCAGGTAAACCGAGTGGATTCGTGCAAGCTTGCGGTTGAACGTGCTGAGTCCAGATCCAAGGGCGCGGTTGCTGCCTCTGACGCATTCTTCCCGTTTGCCGATGGCCTGCAGATTCTGATCGACGCGGGCGTGCGTGCAGTGGTGCAGCCTGGTGGATCAGTGCGCGATGAAGAGGTAATTGCCGCGGCAGAAGCGGCTGGCATCACCATGTACTTCACTGGTGAGCGCCACTTCTTCCACTAG
- the purN gene encoding phosphoribosylglycinamide formyltransferase yields MLSVVVLISGSGSNLRALLEATENPLFGAKIVAVGSDNAADGLAHAEQFGVPTFVVSPGSFDTRENWANVLLANINHFKPDLVVLAGFMRILPGNFVSALSPNLINTHPSLLPAFPGAHAVRDALAAGAQVSGVTIHVVDEGVDTGPHIAQASVPVLADDSEYDLHERIKVVERELLIATVKDIANKKIHLPSLAK; encoded by the coding sequence ATGCTGTCGGTCGTCGTTCTAATTTCGGGTTCGGGTTCAAACCTTAGAGCCCTTCTTGAGGCCACAGAAAACCCACTCTTTGGCGCAAAAATTGTTGCGGTTGGCTCCGATAACGCCGCCGATGGGCTTGCACATGCCGAGCAGTTTGGGGTTCCTACCTTTGTGGTTTCCCCTGGTTCTTTTGACACTCGCGAGAATTGGGCGAATGTCCTGCTCGCGAACATCAATCACTTCAAGCCGGATCTTGTTGTGCTAGCCGGTTTTATGAGAATTTTGCCAGGCAATTTTGTGTCGGCACTAAGCCCAAATTTAATTAACACTCACCCATCTCTTTTGCCTGCTTTCCCAGGCGCCCACGCTGTGCGTGATGCTCTGGCAGCTGGCGCGCAGGTATCGGGTGTGACCATACACGTTGTCGACGAAGGTGTTGACACCGGGCCGCACATAGCTCAGGCGAGTGTGCCGGTTCTGGCTGATGATAGCGAATACGATCTGCACGAGCGCATCAAGGTTGTTGAGCGCGAGTTGTTGATTGCAACCGTAAAAGATATCGCCAATAAGAAAATCCACCTTCCGTCACTAGCAAAGTAA
- a CDS encoding DUF6350 family protein, translating to MNRRLTFLVAAFEALVVAGIGLGIVLLPLTAVWLFENDLSIDWLVPFRASADVWMMAHGTRLVVPAGAFGSTQVPQFVVSMIPLGLSLLIGFMALRMGRRLTSAIELWPAWLATALVYGGISFLLSTVAYNEFVYPVTWQGTFLPPAFLLLFVILGSLLGKRQAFGEAASLPEPAERIWVLEFLNRRVDNLHWAIRAVSAPALRAGTGVVAILLGVSAIFIAVMLAINWIQVIRLYEGLQVTFLGGVMITVGQLAILPNLVVFGASWFTGVGFQIGTGSLISPVATVVGPLPALPITSALPIGELSFGTIALLVPLVGAFLATILIRRHADAIRFEFASAWSAAIILGLSIAVVSAVEMGLLALLASGGVGPGRLQEIGVNPLLVAGVVFVEVAVVSILAAFFSARPDAPDHPLVQSPRKSR from the coding sequence TTGAACCGTCGACTCACTTTTCTTGTTGCAGCGTTTGAGGCACTGGTTGTCGCTGGCATTGGACTTGGCATCGTGCTGCTACCACTCACCGCGGTGTGGCTCTTTGAAAATGATCTGAGCATCGACTGGCTAGTGCCTTTTCGCGCATCTGCAGATGTTTGGATGATGGCACATGGAACCCGATTGGTGGTTCCGGCTGGTGCGTTTGGTTCAACTCAGGTTCCGCAATTTGTTGTCAGCATGATTCCGCTTGGGCTGAGCCTATTGATTGGCTTCATGGCGCTTCGAATGGGCCGTCGCCTGACCAGTGCAATTGAACTTTGGCCAGCTTGGCTGGCTACCGCACTTGTCTATGGTGGCATCTCATTTCTTCTAAGCACCGTTGCCTATAACGAGTTTGTTTATCCGGTCACCTGGCAGGGAACTTTTCTGCCGCCGGCTTTTCTTCTGCTTTTTGTGATTCTTGGTTCTTTGTTGGGAAAGAGGCAAGCATTTGGCGAAGCGGCTTCCTTGCCGGAGCCAGCGGAAAGAATCTGGGTACTTGAGTTTCTAAATCGCAGAGTCGATAACCTTCACTGGGCCATCAGAGCCGTAAGTGCTCCGGCTCTCAGGGCCGGTACGGGCGTGGTTGCAATCTTGCTAGGTGTATCTGCAATTTTTATTGCCGTCATGTTGGCAATCAACTGGATTCAAGTTATCCGACTCTACGAGGGTTTGCAGGTCACCTTCCTGGGTGGAGTAATGATCACCGTTGGCCAGTTGGCGATCCTGCCGAATCTCGTTGTTTTTGGTGCCAGCTGGTTTACGGGCGTTGGTTTTCAGATCGGCACGGGCTCTCTTATTTCGCCGGTCGCCACCGTGGTTGGCCCGCTTCCTGCTCTTCCAATAACTTCAGCACTGCCGATTGGAGAACTTAGCTTTGGCACGATTGCTCTGCTGGTTCCGTTGGTGGGGGCTTTCCTAGCCACAATTTTGATTCGCCGCCATGCAGACGCAATTCGTTTTGAATTTGCCTCGGCTTGGAGTGCGGCAATCATTCTCGGACTATCGATTGCCGTGGTTTCGGCGGTAGAGATGGGTCTGTTGGCGTTACTTGCATCCGGCGGGGTCGGACCTGGTCGCTTGCAGGAGATCGGTGTTAATCCGCTGCTGGTTGCAGGCGTTGTTTTTGTTGAGGTAGCCGTTGTCTCAATTTTGGCCGCTTTCTTCAGTGCAAGACCAGATGCCCCAGATCATCCGCTTGTGCAAAGCCCACGGAAATCCCGCTGA
- the sucD gene encoding succinate--CoA ligase subunit alpha — protein sequence MAIFLNEDSRIIVQGMTGSEGMKHTRRMLLGGSNIVGGVNPRKAGETVDVEGKQLPVFGTVAEAMKATGANVTVIFVPPAFAKAAMVEAIDAEIPLAVAITEGIPVHDSAWAWAYNVEKGQKTRLIGPNCPGIISPGKSNAGITPSDITGPGPIGLVSKSGTLTYQMMFELRDIGMSTAIGIGGDPVIGTTHIDALAAFQADPETKAIVLIGEIGGDSEEKAAAYIKENVTKPVVAYVAGFTAPEGKTMGHAGAIVSGSAGTAQAKKEAFEAVGVKVGKTPSETAALMREVIKSL from the coding sequence ATGGCTATTTTTCTAAACGAAGACTCGCGAATCATTGTTCAGGGTATGACCGGCTCTGAGGGCATGAAGCACACTCGCCGCATGCTGCTTGGTGGATCAAACATCGTTGGTGGTGTGAACCCACGCAAAGCCGGTGAGACCGTTGATGTTGAAGGCAAGCAGCTCCCTGTGTTCGGCACCGTTGCCGAGGCAATGAAGGCAACCGGCGCAAACGTGACCGTTATTTTTGTTCCACCAGCATTTGCAAAAGCCGCGATGGTCGAGGCGATTGACGCAGAGATTCCTTTGGCTGTTGCCATCACAGAGGGAATTCCAGTGCACGACTCAGCGTGGGCTTGGGCCTACAACGTGGAGAAGGGTCAGAAGACTCGCCTGATTGGCCCTAACTGCCCAGGCATCATCTCTCCGGGAAAATCCAACGCAGGTATTACTCCTTCAGACATCACCGGCCCTGGCCCTATCGGGTTGGTTTCAAAGTCTGGCACCCTGACCTACCAAATGATGTTCGAGCTGCGTGACATTGGCATGTCAACCGCGATTGGCATTGGTGGAGACCCAGTTATCGGAACCACCCACATCGATGCACTTGCTGCGTTCCAGGCTGACCCTGAGACTAAGGCGATCGTGTTGATTGGTGAAATTGGTGGCGACTCTGAAGAGAAGGCCGCCGCCTACATCAAGGAAAATGTGACTAAGCCAGTTGTTGCTTACGTTGCAGGTTTCACCGCTCCCGAAGGTAAGACCATGGGTCACGCTGGTGCGATTGTTTCTGGTTCTGCCGGTACCGCTCAGGCTAAGAAGGAAGCATTCGAGGCCGTTGGCGTGAAGGTTGGAAAGACTCCTTCTGAGACTGCTGCGCTTATGCGCGAAGTTATCAAGAGCCTATAA
- the sucC gene encoding ADP-forming succinate--CoA ligase subunit beta — MDLFEYQARDMFEAYGVPVLQGITADTPEEVEAAAAKIGGVVVVKAQVKAGGRGKAGGVKVAKSPEEAKELSKNIFGLDIKGHIVKRVMVAQGASIEKEFYFSVLLDRSNRTFLSLCSVEGGMEIEQLAEERPEALAKVPVDATKGIDLATALSIAKQGGFDDETAAKVAPVFVKLYDVFVKEDATLVEVNPLILSADGEVIALDGKVSLDDNAEFRHERESMERDALDPLEAKAKAMDLNYVKLDGEVGIIGNGAGLVMSTLDVVAYAGEKHGKVRPANFLDIGGGASAEVMAAGLDVILNDPQVKSVFVNVFGGITACDAVANGIVGALKTLGDKATKPLVVRLDGNNVLEGRYILNEFAHPLVTLVDTMDDAADKAAELANR; from the coding sequence GTGGATTTATTTGAATACCAAGCCCGCGACATGTTCGAGGCCTACGGCGTACCTGTTCTGCAGGGAATCACCGCAGATACCCCAGAAGAGGTCGAAGCAGCTGCTGCGAAGATCGGTGGAGTTGTAGTTGTAAAGGCTCAGGTTAAAGCCGGTGGCCGCGGAAAAGCTGGTGGTGTAAAAGTTGCCAAGTCTCCAGAAGAGGCAAAAGAACTTTCAAAGAACATCTTTGGTCTAGACATCAAGGGTCACATCGTCAAGCGCGTAATGGTCGCTCAGGGTGCATCGATTGAAAAAGAGTTCTACTTCTCTGTATTGCTAGACAGATCAAACCGCACCTTCCTTTCGCTTTGCAGCGTTGAGGGCGGAATGGAAATTGAGCAGCTTGCCGAAGAGCGCCCAGAGGCGTTGGCAAAAGTTCCAGTAGATGCAACCAAGGGCATTGATCTTGCAACCGCACTGAGCATCGCCAAGCAGGGTGGTTTCGACGACGAAACTGCTGCAAAGGTGGCTCCGGTTTTTGTAAAGCTTTACGACGTGTTCGTGAAAGAAGACGCAACCCTGGTTGAGGTAAACCCACTCATCTTGAGTGCCGATGGCGAAGTTATTGCTCTTGATGGCAAGGTTTCTCTTGACGACAACGCTGAGTTCCGTCACGAGCGCGAATCAATGGAGCGCGACGCACTTGACCCACTTGAAGCCAAGGCTAAGGCCATGGACTTGAACTACGTGAAGCTTGATGGCGAAGTAGGAATCATCGGAAACGGTGCAGGTCTTGTGATGTCGACACTTGACGTTGTTGCTTACGCAGGTGAGAAGCACGGCAAGGTTCGCCCCGCGAACTTCCTAGACATTGGTGGCGGTGCTTCAGCAGAAGTTATGGCTGCAGGTCTTGACGTTATTTTGAACGACCCACAGGTCAAGAGCGTTTTCGTAAACGTATTTGGAGGCATCACCGCCTGTGACGCTGTTGCAAATGGAATCGTTGGTGCGTTGAAGACCCTGGGTGACAAGGCAACTAAGCCGCTTGTTGTTCGCCTAGACGGAAACAACGTTCTTGAGGGCCGCTACATTTTGAACGAGTTTGCCCACCCACTTGTAACTCTTGTTGACACTATGGACGACGCAGCCGACAAGGCCGCCGAGTTGGCAAACCGCTAA
- a CDS encoding ATP-dependent helicase, whose protein sequence is MNELSFFAADATAGLVEGLNPQQREAVEYRGPALLIVAGAGSGKTRVLTHRIAHLLATKDAWPSQILAITFTNKAAAEMRERVRYLLGEAADGMWLKTFHSACVMILRRESGRLGHDSNFTIYDSGDSRAILKRLIKELGADIHKLTPAGVGAAISNAKNELADAESYARNVDQNDPVARMISEIFSRYQYELRKNNAFDFDDLIGETVHLFRAFPEVLAQYQQKFKHILVDEYQDTNHAQYALIRELAKTASLTVVGDSDQSIYAFRGADIRNITEFEKDFPGAKTILLEQNYRSTQNILSAANAVISNNFDRPAKNLWTAAGDGDKIVGYTGYSSHDEAQFIADEINKLHSKSQGDDAIAFRDIAVFYRTNSQTRALEDIFIRSGIPYRVVGGTKFYERQEIKDAMAYLVAIANTRDDLATRRILNVPKRGIGDASETQIASYAEKNNLSVRQVLSHVSDLGFGPKITGAINQFAELMDNLEAMIPNENVDVILRAVLDRTGLLESLRNSKDPQDEARVENLEELVSVAREFQRNNPEGRLPDFLNEVALVAAADELDDESGTVSLMTLHTAKGLEYEAVFLTGIEEGLLPHRMSFITPGGMAEERRLFYVGITRARKKLHLSLAMTRTTFGESESATPSRYLQEIPSDLIDWRESGSGRGMPTTRYRASIADDQGYGSSEGSSGGYGGTPSTKEKKVWSGAISSVRNNEGLQLEVGDMIEHSDFGKGKVIATAGEGARQTAEIHFGSVGTKRLLVKVAPISKL, encoded by the coding sequence ATGAATGAGTTGAGCTTTTTTGCAGCGGATGCCACCGCAGGCCTAGTCGAGGGGCTCAACCCGCAACAGCGTGAGGCCGTGGAATACCGTGGGCCTGCGTTGCTGATTGTGGCTGGTGCCGGCTCTGGCAAGACCCGCGTGCTTACCCACCGCATTGCCCACCTGCTGGCAACTAAAGATGCTTGGCCGTCACAGATTTTGGCCATCACCTTTACTAATAAGGCCGCCGCAGAAATGCGCGAGCGAGTGCGTTACCTACTTGGCGAGGCCGCCGACGGCATGTGGCTCAAGACTTTTCACTCAGCCTGCGTGATGATTCTTCGTCGCGAAAGCGGCCGCCTGGGTCACGACTCAAACTTCACCATTTATGACTCGGGCGACAGCCGCGCGATTCTCAAGCGCCTGATCAAAGAGCTTGGCGCAGACATTCACAAGCTAACCCCAGCCGGTGTTGGTGCCGCGATTTCTAACGCCAAGAACGAACTTGCCGATGCCGAGTCGTACGCCCGCAACGTTGATCAGAATGACCCGGTTGCCCGAATGATTTCAGAGATTTTCAGCCGCTACCAATATGAGCTCCGCAAAAACAATGCCTTTGACTTTGACGACCTAATCGGTGAGACGGTTCACCTGTTCCGTGCTTTCCCAGAGGTGCTCGCCCAATACCAGCAGAAGTTTAAACACATTCTGGTTGACGAGTATCAAGACACCAACCACGCGCAGTACGCACTAATTCGCGAATTGGCAAAAACTGCATCGCTGACTGTGGTGGGTGACTCGGATCAATCTATCTATGCCTTCCGCGGCGCCGACATTCGTAACATCACCGAATTTGAAAAAGACTTCCCAGGTGCCAAGACAATCCTGCTGGAACAGAACTACCGTTCAACGCAGAATATTCTTTCTGCTGCCAATGCGGTTATTTCAAATAACTTTGATCGACCAGCAAAAAATCTCTGGACCGCAGCTGGCGACGGCGACAAAATTGTTGGCTACACCGGCTACTCGTCACATGATGAAGCCCAGTTCATTGCCGATGAAATTAACAAGCTGCATAGCAAAAGCCAGGGCGATGACGCAATTGCCTTTCGTGACATCGCTGTTTTCTATCGAACCAACTCGCAAACCCGTGCGCTGGAAGATATTTTCATTCGCTCGGGCATTCCTTATCGCGTAGTTGGCGGCACCAAGTTCTATGAGCGTCAAGAAATCAAAGACGCCATGGCCTACCTGGTTGCAATTGCAAATACCAGAGATGACCTAGCCACCAGACGAATTCTTAACGTGCCAAAGCGCGGCATCGGCGATGCTTCTGAAACACAGATTGCCAGCTACGCCGAAAAAAACAATTTGTCAGTGCGTCAGGTGCTCTCGCATGTGAGCGACCTTGGTTTTGGCCCAAAGATCACCGGTGCAATTAATCAGTTTGCCGAATTAATGGACAACCTTGAGGCCATGATTCCAAACGAAAACGTTGACGTAATTCTGCGTGCGGTGCTAGACCGGACCGGCTTGCTGGAATCCCTGCGCAACAGTAAGGATCCGCAGGATGAAGCGCGAGTTGAAAACCTAGAGGAACTTGTTTCTGTTGCTCGTGAATTCCAGCGCAATAATCCAGAGGGACGTCTTCCTGATTTCTTGAACGAGGTTGCCCTGGTTGCTGCGGCCGACGAACTAGATGACGAATCTGGAACCGTATCGCTAATGACTCTGCACACGGCCAAGGGCCTTGAGTACGAGGCAGTGTTCCTAACCGGAATCGAAGAGGGGCTGCTGCCGCATCGAATGAGCTTCATTACTCCCGGCGGCATGGCCGAGGAACGTCGTTTGTTCTACGTGGGTATCACCCGCGCTCGTAAGAAACTGCATCTTTCGCTTGCCATGACCAGAACCACTTTTGGTGAATCCGAGTCGGCAACCCCATCGCGCTACCTGCAAGAAATCCCAAGTGACCTAATCGATTGGCGTGAATCAGGATCGGGCCGAGGTATGCCTACAACCCGATACCGTGCCTCGATCGCTGACGACCAGGGCTACGGTTCAAGCGAAGGCTCTTCAGGTGGCTACGGCGGAACCCCATCCACCAAAGAGAAGAAGGTCTGGTCAGGCGCCATATCATCTGTTCGTAATAACGAGGGCTTGCAGCTTGAGGTTGGCGACATGATTGAGCACTCTGACTTTGGTAAGGGCAAGGTTATTGCCACCGCCGGCGAGGGAGCTCGGCAGACCGCCGAAATCCATTTCGGCAGTGTTGGCACCAAACGACTGCTGGTCAAAGTTGCCCCAATTTCCAAGCTCTAA